A genome region from Baekduia alba includes the following:
- a CDS encoding LuxR C-terminal-related transcriptional regulator: MDVLTRPLGPVAEAARRLRGVQRAMTRLSSLDSVARLVSAAPREACRAVGFERAMLSHIRGDRVSFASVSFEADPIMAADFARLARAVRPRLDRCAPEHEAVVRQMPVLVRDAQTATGLFRPLTHVARTSAYVVAPIVRDGHTVGLLHADHFGTGRELDELDRELLWTFATGIGWAMDDIAGRGLRRAREAGDGDEPLPTATRIGASELDGELSGAPGRLTTLTARELEVLHLMSEGASNAAIGSSLVISQATVKSHVRHILRKLGAANRTEAVSLFLATGARRPASASA, encoded by the coding sequence ATGGATGTGCTCACCCGTCCGCTGGGTCCTGTCGCTGAAGCTGCTCGTCGTCTGCGCGGGGTCCAACGCGCGATGACGCGGCTGTCGAGCTTGGACTCGGTCGCACGGCTCGTTTCCGCCGCGCCGCGTGAGGCGTGCCGTGCCGTCGGCTTCGAGCGCGCGATGCTGTCCCACATCCGCGGCGACCGCGTCAGCTTCGCGAGCGTCAGCTTCGAGGCGGACCCGATCATGGCGGCGGACTTCGCCCGCCTGGCCCGCGCCGTCCGGCCCCGGCTGGACCGCTGCGCGCCCGAGCACGAGGCGGTCGTCCGCCAGATGCCGGTGCTGGTGCGCGACGCGCAGACCGCGACCGGGCTCTTCCGGCCGCTGACCCACGTCGCGCGGACCTCCGCGTACGTCGTCGCGCCGATCGTGCGGGACGGCCATACCGTCGGCCTGCTGCACGCCGACCACTTCGGCACCGGGCGGGAGCTCGACGAGCTCGACCGCGAGCTGCTGTGGACGTTCGCGACCGGCATCGGCTGGGCCATGGACGACATCGCCGGCCGCGGCCTCCGCCGCGCCCGCGAGGCCGGCGACGGCGACGAGCCGCTCCCGACGGCCACCCGCATCGGCGCGAGCGAGCTCGACGGCGAGCTCTCCGGCGCGCCCGGCCGCCTCACGACCCTGACCGCCCGCGAGCTCGAGGTCCTCCACCTCATGTCCGAAGGCGCCTCCAACGCGGCCATCGGCTCCTCGCTCGTGATCTCCCAGGCCACCGTCAAGTCCCACGTCCGCCACATCCTCCGCAAGCTCGGGGCAGCGAACCGGACCGAGGCGGTCAGCCTCTTCCTGGCGACCGGCGCACGCCGGCCGGCGTCGGCGTCGGCGTAG
- the trxB gene encoding thioredoxin-disulfide reductase yields MADVENVIIIGSGPAGYTAALYTSRANLNPLVIEGFMWGGLLQQTTEVENYPGFPGGGIAGPELMQKLRDQAEDFGTRFLTDQATSVKLASEPGGIHEVHVGKDVYKTRTVLLSMGAEHKKLGVPGEAELAGAGISYCATCDAAFFKDQVIMVVGGGDSALEEAMFLAKFGRKVLLVHRRDEFRASKIMESRARAMDNIEFKTPYVVEEFHAGDGPFKRIARLKKTGSDEIEDVEIGGAFIAIGHEPQSEIVDGVIETDAEGYVKVEGRSTRTNVPGVFAAGDLVDHTYRQAITAAGSGCQAALDAEWYLRDTPQIETPPSLAEGDLAEAQWAPAK; encoded by the coding sequence ATGGCCGACGTCGAGAACGTGATCATCATCGGAAGTGGCCCAGCGGGCTACACGGCCGCGCTGTACACGTCCCGCGCCAACTTGAACCCGCTCGTCATCGAGGGCTTCATGTGGGGCGGGCTGCTCCAGCAGACCACCGAGGTCGAGAACTACCCGGGCTTCCCGGGTGGCGGCATCGCCGGTCCCGAGCTCATGCAGAAGCTCCGCGACCAGGCCGAGGACTTCGGCACCCGCTTCCTCACCGACCAGGCCACGTCCGTCAAGCTCGCGTCCGAGCCGGGCGGCATCCACGAGGTCCACGTCGGCAAGGACGTCTACAAGACGCGCACGGTGCTCCTCTCGATGGGCGCAGAGCACAAGAAGCTCGGCGTGCCGGGCGAGGCCGAGCTGGCCGGCGCCGGCATCTCTTACTGCGCGACCTGCGACGCCGCCTTCTTCAAGGACCAGGTGATCATGGTCGTCGGCGGCGGCGACAGCGCGCTGGAAGAGGCGATGTTCCTGGCCAAGTTCGGCCGCAAGGTCCTGCTGGTCCACCGCCGCGACGAGTTCCGCGCGTCGAAGATCATGGAGTCGCGCGCCCGTGCGATGGACAACATCGAGTTCAAGACGCCGTACGTCGTCGAGGAGTTCCACGCCGGCGACGGCCCGTTCAAGCGCATCGCGCGCCTGAAGAAGACGGGCAGCGACGAGATCGAGGACGTCGAGATCGGGGGCGCGTTCATCGCCATCGGCCACGAGCCGCAGTCCGAGATCGTCGATGGCGTGATCGAGACCGACGCCGAGGGCTACGTCAAGGTCGAGGGCCGCTCGACCCGGACCAACGTGCCGGGCGTCTTCGCCGCGGGCGACCTGGTCGACCACACCTACCGCCAGGCGATCACGGCCGCCGGCTCCGGCTGTCAGGCCGCGCTGGACGCCGAGTGGTACCTGCGCGACACGCCCCAGATCGAGACGCCGCCCTCGCTGGCCGAGGGCGACCTCGCCGAGGCCCAATGGGCCCCGGCGAAGTAG
- a CDS encoding lysylphosphatidylglycerol synthase transmembrane domain-containing protein yields MTTDVGAVDEVEEVDDDEEMPLIRVTKRTLLFGGLFVVLCIVFLTAVLPQLAGLGDTWKEVKDGDPLWLIVAGAFTALSFAGYVLLFQGVYVRDGFKLTAVESYQITMAGLAATRVFAAGGAGGIALTAWALRRAGMPKRAVADQTLAFLVLTYGVYMAAVVLGGFGLYFGILDGPDDWAITLLPAIIGLIAFGIALLASLTPTDLQKRLDGYAQRHGHIGRLAQKAANLPAAISSGIRISVQLVRSGDLALVGSIAYWGFNIAILWASFKAFGEAPPWAVIVMGYFVGMLANLLPLPGGVGGVDGGMIGAFVAFGGESKDTIVVAVLTYRLFAFYLPTIPGAVAYFQLRRTVARWKDEGRARRNARPPVGTIQSEAH; encoded by the coding sequence ATGACCACCGACGTCGGCGCGGTCGACGAGGTCGAGGAGGTCGACGACGACGAGGAGATGCCGCTGATCCGGGTGACCAAGCGCACCCTGCTCTTCGGTGGCCTCTTCGTCGTCCTGTGCATCGTCTTCCTGACCGCGGTGCTGCCCCAGCTCGCCGGCCTCGGCGACACCTGGAAGGAGGTGAAGGACGGCGACCCCCTGTGGCTGATCGTCGCGGGCGCGTTCACGGCGCTGTCGTTCGCCGGCTACGTGCTGCTGTTCCAGGGCGTCTACGTGCGCGACGGCTTCAAGCTCACTGCGGTCGAGAGCTACCAGATCACCATGGCCGGCCTGGCCGCGACGCGCGTGTTCGCCGCGGGCGGCGCGGGCGGGATCGCGCTGACGGCGTGGGCGCTGCGGCGGGCCGGGATGCCCAAGCGCGCGGTGGCCGACCAGACGCTCGCGTTCCTGGTCCTGACCTACGGCGTGTACATGGCGGCGGTCGTCCTGGGCGGCTTCGGCCTGTACTTCGGGATCCTCGACGGCCCCGACGACTGGGCGATCACGCTGCTGCCGGCGATCATCGGGCTGATCGCGTTCGGGATCGCGCTGCTGGCGTCGCTGACCCCGACCGACCTGCAGAAGCGGCTGGACGGCTACGCGCAGCGACACGGGCACATCGGGCGGCTGGCCCAGAAGGCCGCGAACCTGCCGGCGGCGATCTCGTCCGGGATCCGGATCTCGGTGCAGCTCGTGCGCAGCGGGGACCTGGCCCTGGTCGGCTCGATCGCCTACTGGGGCTTCAACATCGCGATCCTCTGGGCGTCGTTCAAGGCGTTCGGCGAGGCGCCGCCCTGGGCCGTGATCGTGATGGGCTACTTCGTCGGGATGCTCGCCAACCTGCTGCCGCTGCCGGGCGGCGTCGGCGGGGTCGACGGCGGCATGATCGGCGCGTTCGTCGCATTCGGCGGCGAGTCGAAGGACACGATCGTCGTGGCGGTCCTGACCTACCGGCTGTTCGCGTTCTACCTGCCGACGATCCCGGGCGCGGTGGCGTACTTCCAGCTGCGGCGCACGGTGGCGCGGTGGAAGGACGAGGGACGGGCCCGGCGTAACGCGCGTCCGCCAGTCGGTACTATACAAAGTGAAGCGCACTGA
- a CDS encoding phosphatase PAP2 family protein → MRLSSALRVAAWGVVAVGVTVPLVRRRARIPPPVVTASAAAAPLALSIALPRSKKRDVVLCVLQMYAYTVTYQMPNDDPEALERRVHLDYPARVDRILGLGEMPNVRLQRWFSVPGRIRKRDQVLVWSHWLWFLFPHGTVAYILWRHPDRFPRTAALTYAVFDLGLVGYWAVPTAPPWYASLHGRLGEQGDVAIRRMMVEHGEAFWKDSWEPLYSVLGGNPLAAMPSLHFATSLMAAHLLTEAGPVEGAVGWTYALTLGFALVYLGEHYLVDLLVGATLTESVRAVAPVAGRPLGRVAHALQALERRAHA, encoded by the coding sequence GTGCGCCTGTCCTCAGCCCTTCGCGTCGCTGCGTGGGGTGTTGTCGCGGTCGGTGTGACGGTCCCGCTCGTTCGCCGGCGTGCGCGGATCCCACCGCCGGTCGTCACCGCCTCCGCCGCCGCGGCGCCCCTCGCCCTCAGCATCGCCCTTCCCCGGTCCAAGAAGCGTGACGTCGTGCTGTGCGTGCTGCAGATGTACGCCTACACCGTCACCTACCAGATGCCCAACGACGATCCGGAGGCCCTGGAGCGCAGGGTCCACCTCGACTACCCCGCGCGGGTGGACCGGATCCTGGGCCTGGGCGAGATGCCCAACGTCCGGCTGCAGCGCTGGTTCTCGGTGCCGGGCCGGATCCGCAAGCGCGACCAGGTGCTGGTGTGGTCGCACTGGCTCTGGTTCCTGTTCCCGCACGGGACCGTGGCCTACATCCTGTGGCGCCACCCGGATCGCTTCCCGCGGACGGCGGCGTTGACCTACGCGGTCTTCGACCTCGGCCTCGTCGGCTACTGGGCCGTCCCGACCGCGCCGCCCTGGTACGCGTCGCTGCATGGCCGCCTCGGCGAGCAGGGCGACGTCGCGATCCGCCGCATGATGGTCGAGCACGGCGAGGCGTTCTGGAAGGACAGCTGGGAGCCCCTTTACAGTGTCCTGGGAGGAAACCCTCTCGCCGCCATGCCCTCGTTGCACTTCGCAACCTCGCTGATGGCCGCACACCTCCTCACCGAGGCCGGACCGGTCGAAGGGGCGGTGGGGTGGACCTACGCGCTGACGCTCGGCTTCGCGCTCGTCTACCTCGGCGAGCACTACCTCGTCGACCTGCTGGTCGGCGCGACGCTGACCGAGAGCGTGCGCGCCGTGGCGCCGGTCGCCGGCAGGCCGCTCGGCCGCGTCGCGCACGCGTTGCAGGCGCTTGAGCGGCGGGCCCACGCATGA
- a CDS encoding serine/threonine-protein kinase, which produces MSGLDTELQPGDELAGYRVTGIAGRGGMGVVYRAEQLDLQRPVALKLIATPLARDEAFRERFVRESRAAAAIDHPNVIPVYSAGEDDGRLYLAMRFVDGEDLRTVVQREGPLDPTRAATIIAQVANALDAAHARGLVHRDIKPANVLLDHDHAYLTDFGLTKRLTGETTMTGSGRWVGTLGYIAPEQIRGAGVDARADVYALGCLLFYILTGVAPYRRDSDEATLYAHLNDPAPDATALSPAVPAGLAAVVARALEKDPDDRFLSAGDLGRAALAAVGDGPVPPPERVVARGAAAPGGFADDETFVAGGGPDAATRTPTAPTALAPGAGPGATTRSRGWIAPVLSLVAGAAVVLIAVLLLTGGNDDNKGSGTASGTQTSTTPAAAATAHVVNTYKVDPRPNAIAYAHGRIWVGSAHTGHLIGIATDGKTPRRTIRLPWKGGTTSIAAGFGSLWVTNGEQARLVRIDPATGALQGDRALGTGEAVVVTAGEGAVWVGRRAIKTTDPPSSIVKVDPRGGKTQEILFGQEGVSWITTGGGYVWVPNRRRARVSRIDPRTGERKSRAIGLGAHQAVFGANQIWVTNYDDGTVTQNNRALDNPAPVALDVRGPLGIGYSAHTVWVASQLDNAVVRIDPAKGEVVGDPIEVGRTPFAIAAHGKSAWVTNLASATVTRIDLG; this is translated from the coding sequence GTGAGCGGACTCGACACCGAGCTGCAGCCCGGAGACGAGCTCGCCGGCTACCGCGTGACCGGCATCGCCGGGCGCGGCGGCATGGGCGTGGTGTACCGCGCCGAGCAGCTCGATCTCCAGCGCCCGGTGGCGCTCAAGCTGATCGCGACGCCGCTGGCGCGCGACGAGGCGTTCCGCGAGCGCTTCGTCCGCGAGTCGCGGGCCGCGGCGGCGATCGACCACCCCAACGTGATCCCGGTCTACAGCGCCGGCGAGGACGACGGGCGCCTGTACCTGGCGATGCGGTTCGTCGACGGCGAGGACCTGCGCACCGTCGTCCAGCGCGAGGGCCCGCTGGACCCGACGCGGGCCGCGACGATCATCGCGCAGGTCGCCAACGCGCTCGACGCCGCGCATGCGCGCGGGCTCGTGCACCGCGACATCAAGCCGGCCAACGTCCTGCTGGACCACGACCACGCCTACCTCACCGACTTCGGCCTGACCAAGCGGCTGACCGGCGAGACGACGATGACCGGCTCGGGCCGCTGGGTCGGCACGCTGGGCTACATCGCGCCGGAGCAGATCCGCGGCGCCGGCGTCGACGCGCGTGCCGACGTCTACGCGCTCGGCTGCCTGTTGTTCTACATCCTGACCGGCGTCGCGCCCTACCGCCGCGACTCCGACGAGGCGACGCTCTACGCGCACCTCAACGACCCGGCGCCGGACGCGACCGCGCTGTCGCCCGCCGTCCCGGCCGGCCTGGCCGCCGTGGTCGCGCGCGCCCTCGAGAAGGACCCCGACGACCGCTTCCTGTCCGCCGGCGACCTCGGCCGCGCCGCGCTGGCCGCGGTGGGCGACGGGCCGGTGCCGCCGCCCGAGCGCGTCGTCGCCCGCGGCGCGGCGGCGCCCGGCGGCTTCGCCGACGACGAGACGTTCGTCGCCGGCGGCGGGCCGGACGCCGCCACGCGCACGCCGACGGCGCCGACCGCGCTGGCGCCCGGTGCCGGCCCGGGCGCCACGACGCGCTCGCGCGGGTGGATCGCGCCCGTCCTGTCGCTGGTCGCCGGCGCGGCCGTCGTCCTGATCGCCGTCCTCCTGCTGACCGGCGGCAACGACGACAACAAGGGCTCCGGGACCGCGAGCGGGACCCAGACCTCGACGACGCCGGCGGCCGCCGCCACCGCGCACGTGGTCAACACCTACAAGGTGGACCCGCGGCCCAACGCCATCGCCTACGCGCATGGGCGCATATGGGTCGGCAGCGCGCACACGGGCCACCTGATCGGCATCGCGACCGACGGCAAGACGCCGCGGCGCACGATCCGCCTGCCGTGGAAGGGCGGGACGACGAGCATCGCCGCGGGCTTCGGCTCGCTCTGGGTGACCAACGGCGAGCAGGCCCGGCTGGTCCGGATCGACCCGGCGACCGGCGCGCTGCAGGGCGACCGCGCGCTCGGCACCGGCGAGGCGGTCGTCGTCACCGCGGGCGAGGGCGCGGTCTGGGTCGGGCGCCGCGCGATCAAGACGACCGACCCGCCGTCCTCGATCGTCAAGGTCGACCCGCGCGGCGGCAAGACGCAGGAGATCCTGTTCGGCCAGGAGGGCGTCAGCTGGATCACGACCGGCGGCGGCTACGTCTGGGTCCCGAACCGGCGCCGCGCGCGCGTGAGCCGCATCGACCCGCGCACCGGCGAGCGCAAGAGCCGGGCGATCGGCCTCGGCGCGCACCAGGCCGTCTTCGGCGCCAACCAGATCTGGGTCACCAACTACGACGACGGCACCGTCACCCAGAACAACCGCGCGCTGGACAACCCGGCGCCGGTCGCGCTCGACGTGCGCGGCCCGCTGGGCATCGGCTACTCGGCGCACACGGTGTGGGTCGCCAGCCAGCTCGACAACGCGGTCGTGCGGATCGACCCGGCCAAGGGCGAGGTCGTCGGCGACCCGATCGAGGTGGGCCGCACCCCGTTCGCGATCGCCGCGCACGGCAAGTCGGCCTGGGTGACGAACCTCGCGAGCGCGACCGTCACCCGCATCGACCTCGGCTAG
- a CDS encoding FHA domain-containing protein, with protein sequence MSADESPLAAHVASPAEIQERLSAERAGSPFLVLRDGDGRQRLLRLDGDRLSIGRAESNAVGLPWDTEVSRLHAELERIAGEWTVVDDGLSRNGTFVNGTRISGRVRLRDGDVLRIGRTTLGYRRPDGDDSAEHTVVAGEVVALADIPATQRQVLIALARPYKQAEFPTPATNQAIAAELHLSVDAVKAHLRSLFRRFGIESLPQNQKRSRLVAEAFQRGVLTQRDL encoded by the coding sequence GTGTCCGCCGACGAGTCCCCGCTCGCAGCCCACGTCGCCTCGCCTGCCGAGATCCAGGAGCGGCTCAGCGCCGAGCGCGCCGGGTCGCCGTTCCTGGTCCTGCGCGACGGCGACGGCCGGCAGCGGCTGCTGCGCCTCGACGGCGACCGCCTGAGCATCGGCCGCGCCGAGTCCAACGCCGTCGGGCTGCCGTGGGACACCGAGGTCAGCCGGCTGCACGCCGAGCTGGAGCGGATCGCGGGCGAGTGGACCGTGGTCGACGACGGGCTCAGCCGCAACGGCACGTTCGTCAACGGCACGCGGATCTCCGGCCGCGTGCGGCTGCGCGACGGCGACGTCCTGCGCATCGGCCGCACCACGCTCGGCTACCGCCGGCCCGACGGCGACGACAGCGCCGAGCACACGGTCGTCGCCGGCGAGGTCGTCGCGCTGGCCGACATCCCCGCGACCCAGCGCCAGGTGCTCATCGCGCTCGCGCGGCCCTACAAGCAGGCCGAGTTCCCGACGCCCGCGACCAACCAGGCCATCGCGGCCGAGCTGCACCTGTCGGTCGACGCGGTCAAGGCGCACCTGCGGTCGCTGTTCCGGCGCTTCGGGATCGAGTCGCTGCCGCAGAACCAGAAGCGCTCGCGGCTGGTCGCCGAGGCGTTCCAGCGCGGCGTCCTCACGCAACGCGACCTCTAG
- a CDS encoding RNA polymerase sigma factor produces MSTPVLPSAARPTRPRLPRAGSASDEALVAAARAGSDAAFTAIVQRYEPQLTAYARQVLGGRHHDAEECVQDAFVRGLRSMRSGDADIALRPWLHAIVRNRCLDQLRKPNRTTDLDPHEAVLADHGPGPVSMIAGRERLDDVVRGLESLPERQRRALVMHELEDRSHSHIGRALGVSAGASKALVCRARQGVANALGGRTAA; encoded by the coding sequence ATGAGCACCCCGGTCCTCCCCTCCGCAGCGCGTCCCACCCGCCCGCGTCTCCCCCGCGCCGGCTCCGCGTCCGACGAGGCGCTGGTGGCCGCCGCCCGCGCCGGCTCCGACGCCGCCTTCACCGCGATCGTGCAGCGCTACGAGCCGCAGCTGACCGCGTACGCCCGCCAGGTCCTCGGCGGCCGCCACCACGACGCCGAGGAGTGCGTCCAGGACGCGTTCGTCCGCGGACTGCGCTCGATGCGCTCGGGCGACGCCGACATCGCGCTGCGCCCGTGGCTGCACGCGATCGTCCGCAACCGCTGCCTCGACCAGCTGCGCAAGCCCAACCGCACGACCGACCTCGACCCGCACGAGGCCGTCCTCGCCGACCACGGGCCCGGCCCGGTCTCGATGATCGCGGGCCGCGAGCGGCTCGACGACGTCGTCCGCGGTCTGGAGTCCCTGCCCGAGCGCCAGCGCCGCGCGCTGGTCATGCACGAGCTCGAGGACCGCTCCCACTCGCACATCGGCCGCGCCCTCGGCGTGTCGGCCGGGGCGAGCAAGGCGCTGGTCTGCCGCGCCCGCCAGGGCGTCGCCAACGCCCTCGGCGGTCGCACCGCGGCCTGA
- a CDS encoding gamma-glutamylcyclotransferase family protein, whose product MTASRMYVFGYASLVAAPGARPARLRGHRRVWGVAMDNSVAVPGYKVYELPDGTRPAAAVAFLDLERADDDHAIVDGALMEVDDADLARLDARERQYERVDVSGRIAADGLTGRPVWTYVGRAPGRARVAAGRAGTAEVVVQRAYVDLVEAAFARLGDDALARYRAGTELPPPFPVLELARVDLAVA is encoded by the coding sequence GTGACCGCGAGCAGGATGTACGTCTTCGGCTACGCGTCGCTGGTGGCCGCGCCCGGCGCGCGCCCGGCGCGGCTGCGCGGCCACCGGCGCGTCTGGGGCGTGGCGATGGACAACTCCGTCGCCGTGCCCGGCTACAAGGTGTACGAGTTGCCCGACGGGACGCGGCCCGCCGCGGCGGTCGCCTTCCTGGACCTGGAGCGCGCCGACGACGACCACGCGATCGTCGACGGCGCGCTGATGGAGGTCGACGACGCCGACCTGGCCCGCCTCGACGCGCGCGAGCGCCAGTACGAGCGCGTCGACGTGTCCGGGCGGATCGCGGCCGACGGCCTCACCGGCCGCCCCGTCTGGACCTACGTCGGCCGCGCGCCTGGGCGTGCGCGGGTGGCCGCCGGCCGCGCCGGGACCGCGGAGGTCGTCGTGCAGCGCGCCTACGTCGACCTCGTCGAGGCCGCGTTCGCCCGGCTCGGCGACGACGCGCTGGCGCGCTACCGCGCCGGCACCGAGCTGCCGCCGCCGTTCCCGGTGCTCGAGCTCGCGCGTGTCGACCTGGCCGTCGCGTAG
- a CDS encoding gamma-glutamyl-gamma-aminobutyrate hydrolase family protein has product MAARPVIGLCAALERASWGVWSSPAHLLPREYADAVQRAGGIALILPPDPRAGEHPDELLDLLDGLLLAGGSDIDPAAYGAQPHPATVNTNPERDAFEIALAQAAVARDLPFLGICRGMQVLNVARGGTLLQHLPESHGHDDHRRNPGTFEGADHQVRLEAGSLAARAAGEETHRSLSHHHQGVDRLGEGLVVTGHSALDELPEAVELPGSRFVLGVQWHPEADETSRLIASLVDDARDYATARSTRASSSTGNGGGSSVPAR; this is encoded by the coding sequence ATGGCCGCCAGACCGGTTATCGGGTTGTGCGCCGCGCTCGAGCGCGCGAGCTGGGGCGTGTGGAGCTCGCCGGCGCACCTGCTTCCCCGCGAGTACGCCGACGCCGTCCAGCGCGCCGGCGGCATCGCGCTGATCCTGCCGCCCGACCCGCGCGCGGGCGAGCACCCCGACGAGCTGCTCGACCTGCTCGACGGGCTGCTCCTCGCCGGCGGCTCCGACATCGACCCGGCCGCCTACGGCGCGCAGCCGCACCCGGCGACCGTCAACACCAACCCGGAGCGCGACGCGTTCGAGATCGCGCTCGCCCAGGCCGCGGTCGCGCGCGACCTGCCGTTCCTCGGGATCTGCCGCGGGATGCAGGTGCTCAACGTCGCGCGCGGCGGCACGCTGCTCCAGCACCTGCCCGAGTCCCACGGCCACGACGACCACCGCCGCAACCCGGGGACCTTCGAGGGCGCCGACCACCAGGTCCGCCTCGAGGCCGGCTCGCTGGCCGCCCGCGCCGCGGGCGAGGAGACGCACCGGTCGCTCAGCCACCACCACCAGGGCGTCGACCGCCTCGGCGAGGGCCTCGTCGTCACCGGCCACTCCGCCCTCGACGAGCTGCCCGAGGCCGTCGAGCTGCCGGGCAGCCGCTTCGTGCTCGGCGTGCAGTGGCACCCGGAGGCCGACGAGACCAGCCGGCTGATCGCCTCGCTGGTCGACGACGCGCGCGACTACGCGACGGCCAGGTCGACACGCGCGAGCTCGAGCACCGGGAACGGCGGCGGCAGCTCGGTGCCGGCGCGGTAG
- a CDS encoding enoyl-CoA hydratase/isomerase family protein, giving the protein MTTQLETVRIERRGAAATIVLSRPETMNAWNKQFGIDLRAAVDELGADDGVRVVCVTGAGRGFSSGADLRDISDEQTPQGRPDVYKTLTERYHPIITGLRTMPKPVVAAVNGPAVGIGLSLALCADLVVAKESAYFLLAFVNIGLAPDGGSSLFVPERVGFTRAIEMAMLGERIGAQQAAAWGLINRAVPDADFDAEVEALVDRLADGATAAYAGVKRQLNAWLYARMDGQLELEAQVQQEMAHSDDFVEGVTAFLQKRPARFAGR; this is encoded by the coding sequence ATGACGACCCAGCTGGAGACCGTCCGCATCGAACGGCGCGGCGCCGCGGCGACCATCGTGCTGTCCCGACCGGAGACGATGAACGCCTGGAACAAGCAGTTCGGGATCGACCTGCGCGCGGCGGTCGACGAGCTGGGCGCCGACGACGGCGTGCGCGTCGTGTGCGTCACCGGCGCCGGGCGCGGGTTCTCCAGCGGCGCCGACCTGCGCGACATCTCCGACGAGCAGACGCCGCAGGGCCGCCCCGACGTCTACAAGACGCTGACCGAGCGCTACCACCCGATCATCACCGGCCTGCGGACGATGCCCAAGCCGGTCGTCGCCGCCGTCAACGGCCCGGCCGTCGGCATCGGGCTGAGCCTCGCGCTGTGCGCCGACCTCGTGGTCGCCAAGGAGTCGGCCTACTTCCTGCTGGCCTTCGTGAACATCGGCCTGGCGCCCGACGGCGGGTCCTCGCTCTTCGTCCCCGAGCGCGTCGGGTTCACGCGCGCGATCGAGATGGCGATGCTCGGCGAGCGGATCGGCGCCCAGCAGGCGGCCGCGTGGGGCCTCATCAACCGGGCCGTCCCGGACGCCGACTTCGATGCCGAAGTCGAGGCGCTGGTCGACCGCCTGGCGGACGGCGCGACCGCCGCCTACGCCGGCGTCAAGCGCCAGCTCAACGCCTGGCTGTACGCGCGCATGGACGGCCAGTTGGAGCTGGAAGCCCAGGTTCAGCAGGAGATGGCGCACTCCGACGACTTCGTCGAGGGCGTCACCGCGTTCCTCCAGAAGCGACCCGCGCGGTTCGCCGGTCGCTGA
- the coxB gene encoding cytochrome c oxidase subunit II: MTGALLLAPVAGADLLSPESGGSPNADDIDTLYWIIFGVAVVVFVGVEGVLLYSVFKFKARKGAVPAQIRGNTRLEIGWTVGAAVILVILATVTFIKLDAIRNPPNSSASGLQLADTSRRLPPSGKSLNICVNGQQYIWRFTYQENCDPKSAKNLGAPFSYEEMVVPVGTTVTLDINAQDVAHSWWIPKLGGKFDAIPGYTNHTWFQVPTKFGDKPGGTVFFGQCAELCGRNHANMTARVRAVSVPEYQKWLALRKANIKAAEVQGAAQRKKLNDSNANSQPADSADPGQNPAQEDLSTPQP; encoded by the coding sequence GTGACGGGCGCGCTGCTCCTGGCGCCCGTCGCCGGGGCGGATCTGCTGTCTCCGGAGTCGGGCGGTTCGCCGAACGCCGACGACATCGACACGCTCTACTGGATCATCTTCGGCGTCGCCGTCGTGGTGTTCGTCGGGGTCGAGGGCGTGCTCCTCTACTCCGTCTTCAAGTTCAAGGCGCGCAAGGGCGCCGTCCCGGCCCAGATCCGCGGCAACACGCGGCTGGAGATCGGCTGGACCGTCGGCGCCGCCGTCATCCTCGTGATCCTCGCGACCGTGACGTTCATCAAGCTCGACGCGATCCGCAACCCGCCGAACTCGAGCGCGAGCGGCCTGCAGCTCGCCGACACGAGCCGGCGCCTGCCGCCCAGCGGCAAGTCCTTGAACATCTGCGTCAACGGCCAGCAGTACATCTGGCGGTTCACCTACCAGGAGAACTGCGACCCGAAGTCGGCCAAGAACCTCGGCGCGCCGTTCTCCTACGAGGAGATGGTCGTCCCGGTCGGCACGACGGTGACGCTGGACATCAACGCCCAGGACGTCGCGCACTCCTGGTGGATCCCGAAGCTCGGCGGCAAGTTCGACGCCATCCCGGGGTACACGAACCACACCTGGTTCCAGGTCCCGACCAAGTTCGGCGACAAGCCGGGTGGCACCGTCTTCTTCGGCCAGTGCGCCGAGCTCTGCGGCCGCAACCACGCGAACATGACGGCTCGCGTCCGCGCCGTCTCCGTTCCGGAGTACCAGAAGTGGCTCGCGCTGCGGAAGGCCAACATCAAGGCGGCCGAGGTGCAGGGCGCCGCTCAGCGCAAGAAGCTGAACGACTCCAACGCCAACAGCCAGCCCGCCGACTCGGCGGACCCGGGGCAGAACCCGGCGCAAGAAGACCTCTCCACCCCCCAGCCGTAA